Proteins encoded by one window of Streptococcus sanguinis:
- the manA gene encoding mannose-6-phosphate isomerase, class I, producing MSEPLFLQSVMQEKIWGGTKLRDVFGYEIPSDHVGEYWAISAHPNGVSTVKNGRFAGQKLDVLYAKHRELFGNRPEPVFPLLTKILDANDWLSVQVHPDDAYGLEHEGELGKTECWYVIAADEGAEIIYGHNARSKEELRQQIESKDWDHLLTKIPVKAGDFFYVPSGTMHAIGSGILILETQQSSDTTYRVYDFDRKDDAGNLRELHLEQSIDVLTIGEPANSRPVTIQADSLTSTLLVANDFFAVYKWDIAGSVNFKKTADYSLVSVLEGVGKLEVGGAVYPLEKGEHFILPSDVTEWTLSGDLQLIVSHP from the coding sequence ATGTCAGAACCATTATTTCTACAGTCTGTGATGCAGGAGAAGATTTGGGGCGGAACCAAGCTGCGGGATGTCTTTGGCTATGAGATTCCCAGCGACCATGTAGGGGAATACTGGGCTATCTCGGCTCATCCCAATGGTGTGTCAACCGTCAAGAACGGGCGATTTGCCGGCCAGAAGTTAGATGTTCTCTATGCCAAGCACCGTGAGCTTTTTGGCAATCGCCCAGAGCCAGTCTTTCCGCTTTTGACCAAGATTTTAGATGCCAATGACTGGCTCAGTGTTCAGGTCCATCCTGATGATGCTTATGGACTAGAGCACGAAGGGGAGCTTGGTAAGACTGAATGCTGGTATGTCATTGCTGCAGACGAAGGAGCAGAGATTATCTATGGTCACAATGCTAGGAGCAAGGAAGAGCTGCGCCAGCAGATTGAGAGCAAGGACTGGGACCATCTTCTGACCAAAATCCCAGTCAAGGCTGGTGACTTCTTCTATGTACCAAGTGGCACCATGCATGCCATTGGATCGGGGATTCTGATTTTAGAAACTCAGCAGTCCAGTGACACGACCTACCGTGTCTATGACTTTGATCGTAAGGACGATGCTGGTAATCTTCGCGAGCTGCATTTGGAGCAGTCTATTGATGTTTTGACTATCGGTGAGCCAGCCAATAGCCGTCCTGTTACCATTCAGGCAGATAGTTTGACTTCAACTCTTTTGGTGGCCAATGACTTCTTTGCTGTTTACAAGTGGGATATCGCTGGTTCGGTCAATTTTAAAAAGACAGCAGACTATAGCTTGGTCAGTGTCTTGGAAGGTGTCGGTAAGCTAGAAGTTGGTGGGGCAGTTTATCCTCTTGAAAAAGGGGAGCATTTCATCCTGCCTAGCGATGTTACAGAATGGACCTTGTCTGGAGATTTGCAGCTGATTGTCAGCCATCCATAA
- a CDS encoding phosphatase PAP2 family protein: MKDYTIFYQQLTTPFRSRPQWLKGLVYFNRGMTLFIPIVYGLVLISAFLTEGWKGLLAFFFLPAIGFGLLSAIRKRLNQARPYEKWAIQPLLAKDTSGKSMPSRHVFSATVISMCLLYFFWLPGLICLLLSAGLGVVRVIGGVHYPKDVLVGYLCGICWGALLFLL, encoded by the coding sequence ATGAAAGACTACACGATTTTTTATCAACAATTAACGACTCCCTTTCGCAGTCGCCCTCAGTGGCTGAAAGGGCTGGTTTACTTCAATCGGGGAATGACCCTCTTCATACCTATTGTTTATGGCCTCGTTCTAATCAGCGCCTTTCTGACAGAAGGCTGGAAAGGGCTGCTTGCTTTTTTCTTCCTGCCAGCGATTGGATTTGGTCTGTTGTCAGCTATTCGTAAACGGCTGAATCAAGCACGCCCTTACGAGAAATGGGCTATTCAGCCCTTGCTGGCCAAGGATACATCAGGTAAATCCATGCCCAGCCGCCATGTCTTTTCGGCTACAGTGATTTCTATGTGCCTGCTCTACTTTTTCTGGCTGCCGGGGCTTATCTGCCTCTTGCTTTCAGCAGGGCTGGGCGTAGTGCGCGTGATTGGCGGAGTGCACTATCCAAAGGATGTACTGGTCGGCTATCTTTGCGGCATTTGCTGGGGAGCTTTACTTTTTTTATTATAA
- the glgD gene encoding glucose-1-phosphate adenylyltransferase subunit GlgD — protein sequence MKIDKYSAILGNTVGFHDMSTLTNHRPVASLPFGGKYRLIDFPLSSLANAGIRSVFGIFQQDNISSVFDHIRSGREWGLSTLLSHYYLGIYNTRVESSTVGEEYYKQLLTYLKRSGSNQTVALNCDILVNIDLNQVFHLHNTTEQPITVVYKKLHKENISDVNAVLDIDETDHVRGHKLFDGREDAELFNMSTDIFVVDTPWLIEKLEEEAKKEHPQKLRYVLRDLATQEGAFAYEYTGYLANIYSVETYYRSNIDMLESKKFYSLFSPNQKIYTKVKNEEPTYYAESSKVSRSQFASGSIVEGEVINSVISRNTKIKTGSSVKHSVLFPRVKVGENATVEYAIVDKGVEIGEGVVIRGTAEDPIVVKKGQKVTEDIIR from the coding sequence ATGAAGATTGATAAATACTCAGCAATTTTAGGAAATACAGTCGGATTCCATGACATGTCAACTCTGACAAATCATCGTCCAGTAGCCAGCTTGCCATTCGGTGGGAAATACCGCTTGATTGACTTCCCGCTTTCAAGTCTTGCCAATGCTGGTATCCGCAGTGTCTTTGGTATCTTCCAGCAGGACAATATCAGCTCTGTCTTTGACCATATTCGTTCTGGTCGTGAGTGGGGTCTGTCTACCTTGCTCAGCCACTATTACCTAGGAATCTACAATACCCGTGTAGAAAGCTCTACAGTTGGTGAGGAATACTATAAGCAGCTTTTGACCTACCTTAAACGTTCTGGTTCTAACCAAACTGTTGCACTTAACTGCGATATCCTGGTTAATATTGACCTCAATCAAGTTTTCCATTTGCACAATACAACAGAACAGCCAATCACAGTTGTCTATAAGAAATTGCACAAGGAAAATATCTCGGATGTGAATGCTGTCCTAGATATTGACGAAACAGACCATGTCAGAGGGCATAAACTCTTTGATGGCCGAGAAGATGCTGAGCTCTTCAATATGTCTACAGACATCTTTGTAGTGGATACTCCTTGGCTAATTGAAAAGCTGGAAGAAGAAGCTAAGAAAGAGCATCCGCAAAAACTTCGCTATGTCCTGCGTGATTTAGCAACTCAGGAAGGGGCATTTGCCTACGAATATACAGGCTATCTGGCGAATATCTATTCTGTAGAGACCTACTACAGATCCAACATCGATATGCTTGAAAGTAAGAAATTCTACTCTCTCTTCAGTCCGAACCAAAAGATTTACACCAAGGTTAAGAATGAAGAGCCAACTTACTATGCTGAGTCTTCAAAAGTATCTCGCTCCCAGTTTGCGTCAGGAAGCATTGTGGAAGGTGAGGTCATCAATTCTGTAATTTCACGGAATACCAAGATTAAGACTGGAAGCAGTGTCAAACACAGTGTTCTCTTCCCTCGAGTGAAAGTTGGAGAAAATGCAACTGTTGAGTACGCGATTGTGGACAAGGGTGTTGAAATTGGCGAAGGAGTGGTGATTCGCGGAACTGCAGAAGACCCAATCGTAGTCAAGAAGGGCCAAAAAGTTACAGAGGACATAATTCGATGA
- the glgA gene encoding glycogen synthase GlgA: MKILFVAAEGAPFSKTGGLGDVIGALPKSLVKAGHEVGVILPYYDMTHAKFGDQVEDLFYFEVSVGWRRQYVGVKRLVLNGVSFYFIDNQHYFFRGHVYGDFDDGERFAYFQLAAVELMERIDFVPDVLHVHDYHTAMIPFLVKEKYHWIQAYQNIKTVLTIHNLEFQGQFPDSMLWELFGVGYERYADGTLRWNDCLNWMKAGILYADRVTTVSPSYAGEIRTPEFGCNLDQILRMESGKLVGIVNGIDTDIYNPETDPLLAHHFDKSDLSGKLENKRALQERVGLPVRDGVPVVGIVSRLTRQKGFDLVVEELHNLLQEDVQIILLGTGDPAFEQAFAWFGHAYPNKLSANILFDVTLAQEIYAASDIFLMPSRFEPCGLSQMMAMRYGTLPLVHEVGGLRDTVEPYNAYTGQGTGFSFNNFSGYWLTWTFKEALRLYADDKEAWKSLQEQAMERDFSWDTASKAYSDLYQSLL; this comes from the coding sequence ATGAAGATTTTATTTGTAGCAGCAGAAGGAGCCCCATTTTCTAAGACGGGTGGTTTGGGAGACGTTATCGGCGCTCTCCCCAAATCACTGGTCAAGGCTGGCCATGAAGTTGGTGTCATTCTGCCTTACTATGACATGACCCATGCCAAATTTGGCGACCAGGTGGAAGATCTTTTCTACTTTGAAGTCAGTGTTGGCTGGCGTCGCCAATACGTTGGGGTCAAGCGACTGGTCTTGAACGGCGTGTCTTTCTATTTTATTGACAATCAGCATTATTTCTTCCGCGGCCATGTTTACGGGGATTTTGATGATGGTGAGCGCTTTGCTTACTTCCAGTTAGCAGCCGTAGAGCTGATGGAGCGGATTGATTTCGTTCCGGATGTTCTGCATGTTCACGATTATCATACAGCTATGATTCCTTTCTTGGTTAAGGAAAAATACCATTGGATTCAAGCATATCAGAATATCAAAACTGTCTTGACCATCCATAATCTGGAATTCCAAGGCCAATTCCCTGACAGCATGCTTTGGGAACTGTTTGGAGTGGGCTATGAGCGCTATGCAGACGGAACCCTGCGTTGGAATGACTGTCTTAACTGGATGAAGGCTGGTATTCTCTATGCGGACCGAGTGACGACTGTATCACCAAGCTATGCGGGTGAAATCCGTACACCAGAATTTGGCTGCAATTTGGATCAAATCCTGCGGATGGAGTCCGGTAAGCTGGTCGGAATTGTCAACGGTATTGATACAGATATATATAATCCAGAAACGGATCCGCTATTAGCTCATCACTTTGACAAATCTGACTTATCTGGTAAACTAGAAAATAAGCGGGCTTTGCAAGAGCGAGTTGGTCTGCCTGTGCGTGATGGTGTGCCGGTTGTTGGGATTGTTTCCCGTCTGACCCGTCAGAAAGGCTTTGATTTGGTAGTGGAAGAGCTGCATAATCTCCTCCAGGAAGATGTGCAGATTATCCTCTTGGGAACAGGCGATCCAGCTTTTGAGCAGGCTTTCGCTTGGTTTGGTCATGCCTATCCTAATAAGCTTTCAGCCAACATCCTCTTTGATGTGACCTTGGCTCAGGAGATTTACGCTGCCAGCGATATTTTCCTCATGCCAAGCCGTTTCGAACCTTGTGGCCTGTCACAAATGATGGCTATGCGCTACGGAACCCTGCCTTTGGTGCATGAAGTGGGCGGTCTGCGTGATACCGTCGAGCCTTACAATGCTTATACAGGACAGGGAACTGGCTTTAGCTTCAATAACTTTTCTGGCTACTGGCTGACTTGGACCTTCAAGGAAGCACTCAGGCTTTATGCCGATGACAAGGAAGCTTGGAAATCTCTGCAAGAGCAGGCGATGGAGAGAGACTTCTCTTGGGATACAGCCAGCAAGGCATACAGTGATTTATATCAATCACTCCTATAA
- a CDS encoding glucose-1-phosphate adenylyltransferase — protein sequence MKNEMLALILAGGQGTRLGKLTQSIAKPAVQFGGRYRIIDFALSNCANSGIHNVGVITQYQPLALNSHIGNGSSWGLDGINSGVSILQPYSASEGNRWFEGTSHAIYQNIDYIDSINPEYVLILSGDHIYKMDYDDMLQSHKDNNASLTVAVLDVPLKEASRFGIMNTDANNRIVEFEEKPENPKSTKASMGIYIFDWQRLRNMLVAAEKSNVDMSDFGKNVIPNYLESGESVYAYDFEGYWKDVGTVESLWEANMEYISPENALDSRNRRWKIYSRNLISPPNFISENSHVEDSLVVDGCFVDGTVKHSILSTGAQVKKGAVIEDSVIMSGAVIGKDAKIKRAIIGEGAIIAEGVEIDGTEEVFVVGYNEKVGVPKDED from the coding sequence ATGAAGAATGAAATGCTAGCTTTGATTCTTGCCGGCGGGCAAGGAACTCGTCTTGGAAAGCTCACACAGAGTATCGCAAAACCTGCGGTACAGTTTGGCGGCCGCTATCGTATTATTGACTTCGCCTTGTCTAACTGTGCCAACTCCGGTATTCATAATGTCGGTGTCATTACTCAATACCAACCACTAGCTCTGAACAGTCATATCGGAAATGGTTCTAGCTGGGGGCTCGATGGTATTAACTCAGGCGTGTCCATTCTTCAGCCTTATTCTGCGAGCGAAGGGAATCGTTGGTTTGAAGGTACCAGTCATGCGATTTATCAAAATATTGACTATATCGACAGTATCAATCCTGAGTATGTCCTGATTTTGTCTGGGGACCATATCTACAAGATGGACTATGATGACATGCTTCAATCTCACAAGGACAACAATGCCAGCTTGACAGTAGCCGTTCTGGATGTGCCTCTCAAAGAAGCCAGCCGTTTCGGTATCATGAATACAGATGCTAATAATCGGATTGTTGAATTTGAAGAAAAACCAGAAAATCCTAAGTCAACCAAGGCTTCTATGGGGATTTATATCTTTGACTGGCAACGTCTGCGTAATATGCTGGTAGCTGCTGAAAAGAGTAATGTGGATATGTCTGACTTTGGTAAGAATGTTATCCCTAACTATCTTGAATCTGGTGAAAGCGTTTATGCTTATGATTTTGAAGGCTATTGGAAAGACGTTGGTACAGTAGAGTCTCTCTGGGAAGCCAACATGGAATACATCAGCCCAGAAAATGCTCTGGATAGCCGCAATCGTCGCTGGAAAATTTATTCTCGCAACTTGATTTCTCCGCCAAACTTCATCAGTGAAAATTCCCACGTGGAAGACTCGCTGGTCGTTGATGGCTGTTTCGTTGACGGTACAGTAAAACACTCTATTCTTTCTACTGGTGCTCAGGTCAAAAAGGGTGCAGTCATTGAAGACTCTGTCATCATGAGTGGAGCTGTTATTGGCAAAGACGCTAAGATCAAGCGGGCTATTATCGGAGAAGGAGCCATCATTGCTGAAGGTGTAGAAATAGATGGCACAGAGGAAGTATTTGTTGTCGGATACAACGAGAAAGTGGGGGTACCAAAAGATGAAGATTGA
- a CDS encoding glycogen/starch/alpha-glucan phosphorylase, which produces MELTKERFIRDFKDILHERQLIKVADATSVELFQALASTVRKYITPLWLERRNQLIEQQQKTAYYFSIEFLPGRMLETNLLNLGILDMVKEGFADLGVDFEDVKNAEYDMALGNGGLGRLAAAFMDSLATTGYPGFGNGIRYRYGLFKQRIVDGYQVEIPDAWFGSLGNVWETRKDHDIVDVKIFGNVSLHANEKGRIVPLYENSKTLRAVPYDVPQIGFGNDNVNNLRLWDVEIPEEYELDYPTIEARRRVQDITAILYPDDSSYEGKELRLIQEYFMTSAGLQTIIKSYLKQGRPLKDIHEKVSVHINDTHPAVAPAEFMRLLVDEYDLEWADAWNATVKTMSYTNHTILSEALEKWDAELFKNVLPRVYQIILEIDNRYVAEMAGRGLDPQVIENTRIVKDNRIHMAHLAIIGGHSINGVAKLHTELLKEDTLRDFYSIYPEKFNNKTNGIIQRRWLQIADQPLSAEIDKLIGKGWRSDIHELRKLLEFKDNQQVLGDFYRVKQEAKARLADFIKESTGVEVSTEAIFDVQVKRLHAYKRQLLNLLHIIKLYWDLKDNPNKDMVPRVFIFGAKAAPGYHFAKSVIKLINEVANLVNKDESLQGKLKVVFLENYRVSLAELIIPAADVSEQISLASKEASGTSNMKFMMTGAITLATLDGANIEIKDEVGDDNIVIFGMDKDQVYEHYARHDYYSRGVYESNPDIRRVVDTFVNGTIPNVREEGSEIYEALITHNDEYFLLEDFHAYIEAQEKIDALYRDKEKWARMSLINIATSDKFTSDDTIEQYAKEIWNLEK; this is translated from the coding sequence ATGGAACTAACAAAAGAACGTTTTATTCGAGATTTTAAGGATATTCTACATGAAAGACAGCTGATTAAGGTTGCCGATGCGACTTCAGTGGAGCTTTTTCAGGCTTTGGCCAGCACTGTCCGCAAGTATATCACGCCCCTTTGGCTGGAGCGCCGCAATCAGTTGATTGAGCAGCAGCAAAAGACAGCTTATTACTTTTCTATTGAGTTTCTTCCAGGGCGCATGCTGGAAACAAATCTGCTCAACTTAGGTATCCTCGATATGGTTAAGGAAGGCTTTGCCGATTTGGGCGTTGACTTTGAAGATGTTAAGAATGCTGAGTATGACATGGCCTTGGGGAATGGCGGTCTGGGCCGCTTGGCGGCTGCCTTTATGGACTCGCTGGCAACCACTGGCTATCCAGGATTTGGAAATGGGATTCGCTATCGCTATGGCCTCTTTAAGCAACGCATCGTAGATGGCTATCAGGTAGAAATTCCTGATGCTTGGTTTGGCAGTCTGGGCAATGTCTGGGAAACCCGTAAGGACCATGATATTGTTGATGTTAAAATCTTCGGAAATGTTTCCCTCCACGCCAATGAAAAGGGCCGGATTGTGCCTCTTTATGAGAATTCCAAAACCTTGCGTGCGGTGCCTTACGATGTGCCGCAGATTGGCTTTGGCAATGACAATGTCAACAATCTCCGTCTTTGGGATGTTGAAATTCCAGAAGAGTATGAACTGGACTATCCGACTATTGAAGCTCGTCGCCGGGTGCAAGACATCACTGCCATTCTCTATCCAGACGATTCTAGCTACGAAGGAAAAGAGCTACGCTTGATTCAGGAATACTTTATGACCAGTGCAGGTCTGCAGACCATTATCAAATCCTACCTCAAGCAAGGGCGTCCGCTCAAGGATATTCATGAGAAGGTCTCTGTCCATATCAACGATACCCACCCAGCTGTCGCACCGGCTGAGTTTATGCGTCTCTTGGTGGATGAGTACGATTTGGAATGGGCAGATGCTTGGAATGCTACAGTTAAAACCATGAGCTATACCAACCACACCATTTTGTCTGAAGCCTTGGAAAAATGGGATGCAGAGCTCTTTAAGAATGTCCTGCCGCGGGTTTATCAGATTATCCTAGAAATTGACAACCGCTATGTAGCTGAAATGGCTGGGCGTGGCCTTGATCCGCAAGTCATCGAAAACACTCGGATTGTCAAAGATAATCGAATCCACATGGCTCACTTGGCTATCATCGGTGGTCATTCAATCAATGGTGTTGCCAAACTCCACACCGAACTGCTCAAAGAAGACACCTTGCGTGATTTCTACAGCATTTATCCAGAGAAGTTTAATAACAAGACCAACGGGATTATCCAGCGCCGCTGGCTGCAAATTGCTGACCAGCCTCTGTCAGCTGAGATTGATAAACTAATTGGTAAGGGCTGGAGAAGTGATATTCATGAGCTGCGTAAGCTTTTGGAATTCAAGGACAATCAGCAAGTGCTGGGCGATTTCTACCGAGTGAAGCAAGAAGCCAAGGCTCGTCTGGCTGACTTCATCAAGGAATCAACAGGAGTGGAAGTCTCTACAGAAGCCATCTTTGATGTCCAGGTGAAACGCCTCCACGCCTACAAGCGTCAGCTGCTTAACCTGCTTCATATCATCAAGCTCTACTGGGACCTCAAGGACAATCCTAATAAGGATATGGTGCCACGCGTCTTTATCTTCGGTGCCAAGGCTGCTCCAGGCTACCACTTTGCCAAGTCGGTCATTAAGCTGATCAATGAAGTGGCTAATCTGGTCAACAAGGATGAAAGTCTGCAAGGTAAACTCAAGGTTGTTTTCCTAGAAAACTACCGGGTCAGCCTAGCTGAGCTCATCATTCCTGCGGCAGATGTATCAGAGCAGATTTCTCTGGCTTCCAAGGAGGCTTCTGGTACTTCCAACATGAAGTTCATGATGACAGGTGCCATTACTCTGGCTACATTGGACGGAGCCAATATCGAAATCAAGGACGAGGTCGGTGACGACAACATTGTTATTTTCGGGATGGACAAGGACCAAGTTTACGAGCACTATGCCCGCCATGATTATTACTCACGAGGTGTCTATGAAAGCAATCCAGATATTCGCCGAGTGGTCGATACCTTTGTCAACGGCACCATTCCAAACGTCCGTGAAGAAGGCTCTGAAATCTACGAAGCCCTCATCACCCACAATGACGAATACTTCCTCTTGGAAGACTTTCATGCCTATATAGAAGCTCAAGAGAAGATTGATGCTCTCTATCGTGACAAAGAAAAATGGGCCCGCATGAGCTTGATTAATATCGCTACATCTGATAAGTTTACCTCAGACGATACCATTGAGCAATATGCCAAGGAAATCTGGAACTTGGAGAAATAA
- the glgB gene encoding 1,4-alpha-glucan branching protein GlgB, which yields MDKNEALRTFTTGENFHLQHYLGAHQDEVDGKSGYSFRVWAPNAQSVHLIGDFTNWYEEQIPMVRNEAGVWEVFTELPKEGDIYKYNIKRSSGQEILKIDPLAIYLEERPGTGAVIRTIPEKKWKDGLWLARRKRWGFFSRPVNIYEVHAGSWKRNEDGSPYSFAQLKEDLIPYLVEMNYTHVEFMPLMAHPLGLSWGYQLMGYFAFEHTYGTPEEFQDFVEECHLNNIGVIVDWVPGHFTINDDALAYYDGTPTFEYQDHDRAHNYGWGALNFDLGKNQVQSFLISSIKFWIDFYHLDGIRVDAVSNMLYLDYDSGPWQPNKDGGNRNYEGYYFLQRLNTVIKLAHPDVMMIAEESSSETKITGMRELGGLGFDYKWNMGWMNDILRFYEEDPIYRKYDFNLVTFSFMYVFSENFLLPFSHDEVVHGKKSLMHKMWGDRYNQFAGLRNLLTYQICHPGKKLLFMGSEFGQFLEWKSEEQLEWSNLDDQMNKKMQGFTAALNAFYKDNRPLWEIDLSYDGIEIIDADNVDQSVLSFIRKTEKGDMLVCVFNMAPVERKNFTIGVPVEAIYEEVWNTELEEWGGVWKEHNETVQSQEGLWKDYPQTLTFTLPALGASIWKIKRRIARKNVKKDSTKE from the coding sequence ATGGATAAGAACGAAGCATTAAGAACCTTTACAACAGGTGAAAACTTTCATTTACAGCATTATCTAGGGGCGCATCAGGATGAAGTGGACGGCAAGTCTGGCTACTCTTTCCGCGTTTGGGCGCCTAATGCTCAGAGTGTCCATTTGATTGGAGATTTCACCAATTGGTATGAAGAGCAGATTCCTATGGTCCGAAATGAAGCGGGCGTTTGGGAAGTCTTCACGGAGCTGCCTAAGGAAGGTGATATATACAAGTACAATATCAAGCGTAGCAGTGGTCAGGAAATTTTAAAAATTGATCCGCTGGCTATCTATCTGGAAGAGCGTCCGGGTACTGGAGCAGTTATTCGCACTATTCCTGAGAAGAAGTGGAAAGACGGTCTTTGGCTGGCACGCCGGAAGCGTTGGGGCTTCTTCTCTCGGCCGGTCAATATCTATGAAGTGCATGCCGGATCTTGGAAACGCAATGAAGACGGCAGTCCTTATAGCTTTGCTCAGTTAAAAGAAGACTTGATTCCTTATCTGGTGGAGATGAACTACACGCATGTGGAATTCATGCCGCTTATGGCTCATCCACTGGGACTTAGCTGGGGCTATCAGCTCATGGGCTACTTCGCCTTTGAGCATACCTATGGCACACCTGAGGAATTTCAGGACTTTGTTGAAGAATGTCACTTGAACAATATCGGTGTCATTGTGGACTGGGTACCAGGTCATTTCACTATTAATGATGATGCTTTGGCCTACTATGATGGGACACCGACTTTCGAGTATCAGGACCACGATCGCGCCCATAACTATGGCTGGGGTGCTCTCAACTTTGATTTGGGTAAAAATCAAGTTCAGTCTTTCTTGATTTCCAGCATTAAATTCTGGATTGATTTTTATCATCTGGACGGAATTCGGGTCGATGCTGTCAGCAATATGCTCTATCTGGACTATGACAGCGGTCCTTGGCAGCCAAATAAAGATGGCGGCAATCGCAATTATGAAGGCTATTACTTCCTGCAGCGTCTCAATACGGTTATCAAATTAGCTCATCCTGATGTCATGATGATTGCAGAGGAAAGCTCCTCAGAGACCAAGATTACTGGCATGAGAGAGCTGGGTGGTCTAGGTTTTGACTACAAGTGGAATATGGGCTGGATGAATGATATCCTTCGTTTCTACGAGGAAGATCCGATTTATCGTAAGTACGATTTTAATCTGGTAACCTTTAGCTTTATGTACGTATTCTCTGAAAACTTCCTACTGCCATTCTCGCATGATGAAGTGGTTCATGGCAAGAAGAGTCTCATGCACAAGATGTGGGGCGACCGTTACAATCAATTTGCAGGGCTCCGCAACTTGCTGACCTACCAAATCTGCCATCCGGGCAAGAAATTGCTCTTTATGGGATCAGAATTTGGTCAGTTCTTAGAATGGAAGTCAGAAGAGCAACTAGAATGGTCTAATTTGGACGATCAGATGAACAAGAAGATGCAGGGCTTTACTGCTGCACTCAATGCCTTCTATAAAGACAATCGTCCACTTTGGGAGATTGATCTGAGCTATGATGGCATCGAAATCATAGATGCAGATAATGTTGATCAAAGTGTCCTCTCCTTTATTCGTAAGACTGAAAAAGGAGATATGTTAGTTTGTGTATTTAATATGGCGCCGGTAGAGCGGAAGAACTTTACCATTGGTGTTCCAGTGGAAGCCATTTATGAAGAAGTATGGAACACTGAATTAGAAGAATGGGGAGGTGTTTGGAAGGAACATAACGAAACAGTTCAGTCTCAAGAAGGACTTTGGAAAGATTATCCACAGACCTTGACCTTTACACTGCCAGCTCTTGGAGCCAGCATCTGGAAGATCAAGCGTCGGATTGCTCGAAAAAATGTTAAAAAAGATTCCACAAAGGAGTAA